Proteins from one Bos taurus isolate L1 Dominette 01449 registration number 42190680 breed Hereford chromosome 7, ARS-UCD2.0, whole genome shotgun sequence genomic window:
- the WIZ gene encoding protein Wiz isoform X4 produces MDGPLAGGLAAPDRPRGPERLPGPAPREDIEGGAEVAEGEGCIFRSTHYLPVTKEGPRDILDGRGGISDGQPHPGLSEALPRATSATHRISSCCWDGGSLDFQPGSPSPHPLGHYPGPLDGRGPWERPLIQEAGEDLASEQRFEDSVIMRTVKPHAELEGSRRFLYHHQGESKVFEKVPRGRPRFDWLQDADEAVPLQDAGLDMDLPPQPSPLTSFRTVLMPVDDTMKTLDGPVVGTREHLAGLEGLTQPSEWSLPRSASEVATQTWTVNSEASVERLQPLLSSIRTRPYLCELLEEVAEGADSPDEDEDEEPAVFPCIECSIYFKQKEHLLEHMSQHRRAPGQEPPAELAPLACGECGWAFADPGALERHRQLHQASREKIIEEIQKLKQVPGDAGREARLQCPRCVFGTNSSKAFVQHAKLHAQEPRGPAAQEPFGGSSGAGSPGPDATSLAYQPYEDPSGLSACVFCGFPAPSESLLREHVRLVHAHPHWEEEDGEAFEEEGPASRPGTSQDAYTRFSEAADYFGKAEPLLAPTWQENPAGYDPSLAFGPGCQQLGMRDFPLSKPLPQCSSQRPLGRPAFPSPLASAAYSLQASRSKNVVQPQGLPGHLEDQRHPWSEEEDEEEEEEEELLLASEMEFPPENRVFAPPASPGLIPQSALELKRTFREALQTAVASRAQQQQLCGMVPVVLVAKLGPRVMAAAARAPPRLQPEELGLGGAHPLDFLLLDTPLGGPLGLDPFLDGDPGVTLKPEERKCPYCPDRFHNGIGLANHVRGHLNRVGVSYNVRHFISAEEVKAIERRFSFQKKKKKVANFDPGTFSLMRCDFCGAGFDTRAGLSSHARAHLRDFGITNWELTVSPINILQELLATSAAERPPSPLCREAGVPPSGFLTSRRPRLPLTVPFPPTWAEDPGPAYGDAQSLTTCEVCGACFETRKGLSSHARSHLRQLGVAESESSGAPIDLLYELVKQKGLPDTPLGLPPSLTKKSNSPKEIVAGAPRPGLLALAKPLDAPAVNKAIKSPPGFSAKGLAHPPNSPLLKKASLALAGSPTHKNPEDKSPQLSLSPRPASPKAQWPQSEDEGPLNLTSGPEPARDIRCEFCGEFFENRKGLSSHARSHLRQMGVTEWYVNGSPIDTLREILKRRTQSRPGGPPNPSGPSPKALAKVVSSGGPGSSLEARSPADLHLSPLAKKLPPPPGSPLGHSPTVSPPPTARKMFPGLSSPSLPKKLKPEQMRVEIKREMLPGALHGEPHPSEGPWVAPREDMTPLNLSSRAEPVRDIRCEFCGEFFENRKGLSSHARSHLRQMGVTEWSVNGSPIDTLREILKKKSKPCLIKKEPPAGDLAPALTEDGPPTVAPGPMQAPLPLAPMAGRPGKPGAGPAQIPRELTLAPITGTKHSATGYLGSVAAKRPLQEDRLLPAEVKAKTYIQTELPFKAKTLHEKTSHSSTEACCELCGLYFENRKALASHARAHLRQFGVTEWCVNGSPIETLSEWIKHRPQKAGAYRSYIQSGRPFTKKFRSAGHGRDGDKRPPLGLAPGGLAVVGRGAGGEPGPEAGRAADSGERPLAASPPGTVKAEEHQRQNINKFERRQARPPDASAARGSEEANDLHQKLEEVRQPPPRVRPVPALVPRPPQTSLVKFVGNIYTLKCRFCEVEFQGPLSIQEEWVRHLQRHILEMNFSKADPPPEEPQAPQAQTAAAEAP; encoded by the exons ATGGATGGGCCCCTGGCAGGCGGCCTGGCCGCCCCAGATCGTCCTCGAGGTCCTGAGAGACTGCCTGGCCCAGCGCCGAGAGAGGACATCGAAGGTGGGGCCGAGGTTGCTGAGGGGGAAGGTTGCATCTTCCGGTCTACCCATTACCTGCCTGTCACCAAGGAGGGCCCTCGAGACATTCTGGATGGCAGAGGTGGCATTTCTG ATGGGCAGCCCCACCCTGGCCTCAGCGAAGCCCTTCCCCGTGCCACCTCCGCCACCCATCGGATCAGCAGCTG CTGCTGGGATGGAGGCAGCCTGGACTTCCAACCGGGctccccctcaccccatcccctGGGCCACTACCCAGGCCCCCTGGATGGCCGGGGGCCTTGGGAGCGCCCCCTGATTCAGGAGGCTGGGGAGGACCTCGCATCTGAGCAGAGGTTTGAGGACTCCGTCATCATGAGAACCGTGAAGCCCCATGCTGAGCTGGAGGGCTCCAGAAGGTTCTTGTACCACCACCAAGGGGAATCAAAGGTATTTGAGAAGGTCCCCCGGGGCCGCCCCAGGTTCGACTGGCTGCAAGACGCAGATGAGGCGGTCCCGCTCCAGGATGCGGGGCTGGACATGGACTTGCCTCCCCAGCCATCACCCCTTACCTCCTTCAGGACAGTGCTCATGCCCGTAGATGATACCATGAAGACGTTGGATGGGCCGGTGGTGGGCACCAGAGAGCACCTGGCAGGCCTGGAGGGCCTGACCCAGCCGTCCGAGTGGAGCCTGCCCCGGTCCGCCTCAGAGGTGGCCACGCAGACCTGGACGGTGAACTCAGAGGCATCTGTGGAGCGGCTGCAGCCATTGCTGTCCTCCATCCGGACGAGGCCCTACTTGTGTgagctcctggaggaggtggccgaGGGGGCAGACAGCCCCGACGAGGACGAAGACGAGGAGCCAGCTGTGTTCCCATGCATCGAGTGCAGCATCTACTTCAAGCAAAAGGAGCACCTCCTGGAGCACATGAGCCAGCACCGCCGAGCCCCGGGCCAGGAGCCACCGGCTGAGCTGGCCCCGCTGGCCTGTGGCGAGTGTGGCTGGGCCTTTGCTGACCCTGGTGCCCTCGAGCGGCACCGCCAGCTGCACCAGGCCTCCCGGGAAAAGATCATTGAGGAGATTCAGAAGCTAAAGCAGGTCCCAGGTGACGCGGGCCGGGAGGCACGGCTGCAGTGCCCCAGATGCGTCTTTGGCACCAATTCCTCCAAGGCCTTCGTGCAGCATGCCAAGCTGCACGCACAGGAGCCACGGGGCCCAGCGGCCCAGGAGCCCTTCGGGGGCAGCAGCGGGGCGGGTAGCCCAGGCCCCGACGCCACCTCCCTTGCCTACCAGCCCTATGAGGACCCCTCGGGCCTCAGTGCCTGTGTTTTCTGTGGCTTCCCCGCGCCCAGTGAGAGCCTGCTCAGGGAGCATGTGAGGCTGGTGCACGCCCATCCCCactgggaggaggaggatggtGAGGCTTTTGAGGAGGAGGGCCCTGCCAGCCGGCCGGGCACCAGCCAGGACGCCTACACCCGATTCTCTGAGGCCGCCGACTACTTTGGCAAAGCTGAGCCGCTCTTGGCCCCCACGTGGCAGGAGAATCCGGCTGGATACGACCCCAGCCTGGCCTTTGGCCCAGGCTGCCAGCAGCTGGGCATGAGGGATTTCCCACTGTCAAAGCCACTCCCACAATGCTCGAGCCAGAGGCCCCTGGGAAGGCCAGCCTTCCCCTCGCCACTAGCATCCGCCGCCTACTCCTTACAGGCAAGCAGAAGCAAGAATGTTGTCCAACCTCAGGGGCTCCCAGGCCACCTGGAGGACCAGAGGCACCCATGGAGTGAagaggaagatgaggaggaggaggaggaggaagaattaCTGCTGGCCTCAGAAATGGAGTTTCCCCCTGAAAACAGGGTCTTTGCGCCGCCAGCCAGCCCCGGCCTCATCCCACAGTCAGCCCTGGAGCTGAAGCGGACATTCCGAGAAGCCCTGCAGACGGCGGTGGCCTCGCgggcacagcagcagcagctctgtggGATGGTGCCTGTAGTGCTGGTGGCGAAACTCGGGCCGCGAGTCATGGCTGCGGCGGCCAGGGCCCCCCCAAGGCTGCAGCCTgaggagctggggctggggggcgCCCACCCCCTGGACTTCCTGCTCCTGGACACGCCACTGGGCGGCCCTCTGGGGCTGGACCCATTCCTGGATGGGGACCCAGGGGTGACACTGAAGCCTGAGGAACGGAAATGCCCCTATTGCCCTGACCGCTTCCACAATGGCATCGGCTTGGCCAACCACGTGCGGGGCCACCTGAACCGCGTGGGTGTCAGCTACAATGTGCGGCATTTCATCTCTGCTGAGGAGGTAAAGGCCATCGAGCGCAGGTTCTCCttccaaaagaagaagaaaaaag tgGCTAACTTTGACCCGGGCACCTTCAGCCTGATGCGCTGTGACTTCTGCGGGGCCGGCTTTGACACTCGGGCCGGCCTGTCCAGCCACGCCCGGGCCCACCTGCGTGActttggcatcaccaactgggaGCTCACTGTCTCACCCATCAACATCTTGCAAGAGCTGCTGGCCACCTCGGCTGCTGAGCGGCCCCCCAGCCCGCTGTGTCGTGAAGCTGGGGTGCCGCCTAGTGGCTTCCTGACCTCCCGCCGGCCCCGTTTACCTCTTACAGTGCCCTTCCCACCCACCTGGGCTGAGGACCCTGGGCCAGCCTACGGAGATG CCCAGAGCCTGACCACCTGCGAGGTCTGCGGTGCCTGCTTTGAGACACGCAAGGGCCTGTCCAGCCATGCGCGCTCCCACCTGCGGCAGCTGGGGGTGGCCGAGTCGGAGAGCAGCGGTGCCCCCATTGACCTCCTCTACGAGCTTGTGAAGCAGAAGGGCCTGCCTGACACACCCCTCGGGCTGCCCCCAAGCCTGACGAAGAAGTCCAACTCGCCGAAGGAGATAGTCGCTGGAGCCCCACGACCTGGTCTGCTCGCCCTGGCCAAGCCCCTCGATGCCCCTGCTGTCAACAAGGCCATCAAGTCGCCTCCCGGCTTCTCAGCTAAGGGCCTGGCCCACCCGCCCAACTCCCCACTCCTCAAGAAGGCATCGCTGGCCCTGGCGGGCTCCCCTACCCATAAGAATCCTGAGGACAAGAGCCCCCAGCTGTCTCTGAGCCCCCGGCCAGCCTCTCCAAAGGCCCAGTGGCCCCAGTCTGAAGACGAGGGGCCCCTGAACCTCA CCTCGGGCCCGGAGCCGGCACGCGACATCCGCTGTGAGTTCTGCGGAGAGTTCTTCGAGAACCGCAAGGGCCTGTCGAGCCATGCCCGCTCGCACCTGCGTCAGATGGGCGTAACCGAGTGGTACGTCAACGGTTCACCCATCGACACGCTGCGGGAGATCCTCAAGAGACGGACCCAGTCCCGGCCTGGCGGACCCCCCAACCCATCAGGGCCTAGCCCCAAAGCTCTGGCCAAGGTGGTGAGCAGCGGAGGTCCTGGCAGCTCACTGGAAGCCCGCAGTCCCGCGGACCTTCACCTCTCACCCCTGGCCAAGAAGTTGCCACCGCCACCAGGCAGCCCCCTGGGCCACTCACCAACTGTCTCTCCTCCTCCCACGGCCCGGAAGATGTTCCCAGGCCTCTCCTCACCCTCCCTGCCCAAGAAGCTGAAGCCTGAACAAATGAGGGTTGAGATCAAGCGGGAGATGCTGCCGGGGGCCCTTCATGGGGAACCGCACCCATCCGAGGGTCCCTGGGTGGCACCTCGGGAAGACATGACCCCCTTGAACCTGT CATCCCGGGCAGAGCCGGTGCGTGACATCCGCTGTGAGTTCTGCGGCGAGTTCTTCGAGAACCGAAAGGGCCTGTCAAGCCACGCACGCTCACACCTGCGGCAGATGGGCGTGACCGAGTGGTCTGTCAACGGCTCACCCATCGACACGCTGCGGGAGATCCTCAAGAAGAAATCCAAGCCATGCCTCATAAAGAAGGAGCCGCCGGCTGGAGACCTGGCCCCTGCCTTGACCGAGGACGGGCCTCCCACAGTGGCCCCTGGGCCCATGCAGGCCCCCTTGCCCCTGGCGCCAATGGCTGGCCGGCCAGGCAAACCTGGAGCTGGGCCAGCCCAGATTCCCCGTGAGCTCACCCTGGCACCCATCACTGGCACCAAGCATTCAGCCACCGGCTACCTGGGCTCTGTGGCAGCCAAGCGGCCCCTGCAGGAGGACCGCCTCCTCCCAGCAGAGGTCAAGGCCAAGACCTACATCCAGACTGAACTGCCCTTCAAGGCAAAGACCCTCCATGAGAAGACCTCCCACTCCT CCACTGAGGCCTGCTGTGAGCTGTGTGGCCTTTACTTCGAAAACCGCAAGGCTCTGGCCAGTCACGCCCGGGCGCACCTGCGGCAGTTCGGCGTGACCGAGTGGTGCGTGAACGGCTCACCCATCGAGACACTGAGTGAGTGGATCAAGCACCGGCCCCAGAAGGCGGGCGCCTACCGGAGCTACATCCAGAGCGGCCGTCCCTTCACCAAGAAGTTTCGCAGTGCCGGCCACGGCCGCGATGGCGACAAGCGGCCGCCCCTGGGGCTGGCCCCTGGGGGCCTGGCTGTGGTGGGCCGCGGTGCTGGGGGTGAACCAGGGCCCGAGGCTGGCCGGGCAGCCGACAGTGGTGAGCGGCCTCTGGCGGCCAGCCCGCCAGGCACCGTGAAGGCCGAGGAGCACCAGCGTCAGAACATCAACA AATTTGAGCGCCGACAAGCCCGCCCTCCAGATGCCTCTGCGGCCCGGGGCAGTGAGGAGGCCAATGACCTGcaccagaagctggaggaggtgCGGCAACCTCCACCCCGGGTCAGGCCAGTCCCCGCCCTGGTGCCCCGGCCCCCCCA
- the WIZ gene encoding protein Wiz isoform X6, which produces MDGPLAGGLAAPDRPRGPERLPGPAPREDIEGGAEVAEGEGCIFRSTHYLPVTKEGPRDILDGRGGISVANFDPGTFSLMRCDFCGAGFDTRAGLSSHARAHLRDFGITNWELTVSPINILQELLATSAAERPPSPLCREAGVPPSGFLTSRRPRLPLTVPFPPTWAEDPGPAYGDGLGSEENAMVAMDLGSPPLPKKSLPVPGPLEQVANRLSSKMAAEVPHGSKQELPDLKAQSLTTCEVCGACFETRKGLSSHARSHLRQLGVAESESSGAPIDLLYELVKQKGLPDTPLGLPPSLTKKSNSPKEIVAGAPRPGLLALAKPLDAPAVNKAIKSPPGFSAKGLAHPPNSPLLKKASLALAGSPTHKNPEDKSPQLSLSPRPASPKAQWPQSEDEGPLNLTLDSDGGRELDCQLCGAWFETRRGLSSHARAHLRHLGVSDPDAKGSPIDVLHGLIRRAGVQIRLPLGRGALALLGRPPPASAALSLLPPPPPAKRAKLKAKGTASPWGKQDLPAAAAAGIFWASDVEPSPLNLSSGPEPARDIRCEFCGEFFENRKGLSSHARSHLRQMGVTEWYVNGSPIDTLREILKRRTQSRPGGPPNPSGPSPKALAKVVSSGGPGSSLEARSPADLHLSPLAKKLPPPPGSPLGHSPTVSPPPTARKMFPGLSSPSLPKKLKPEQMRVEIKREMLPGALHGEPHPSEGPWVAPREDMTPLNLSSRAEPVRDIRCEFCGEFFENRKGLSSHARSHLRQMGVTEWSVNGSPIDTLREILKKKSKPCLIKKEPPAGDLAPALTEDGPPTVAPGPMQAPLPLAPMAGRPGKPGAGPAQIPRELTLAPITGTKHSATGYLGSVAAKRPLQEDRLLPAEVKAKTYIQTELPFKAKTLHEKTSHSSTEACCELCGLYFENRKALASHARAHLRQFGVTEWCVNGSPIETLSEWIKHRPQKAGAYRSYIQSGRPFTKKFRSAGHGRDGDKRPPLGLAPGGLAVVGRGAGGEPGPEAGRAADSGERPLAASPPGTVKAEEHQRQNINKFERRQARPPDASAARGSEEANDLHQKLEEVRQPPPRVRPVPALVPRPPQTSLVKFVGNIYTLKCRFCEVEFQGPLSIQEEWVRHLQRHILEMNFSKADPPPEEPQAPQAQTAAAEAP; this is translated from the exons ATGGATGGGCCCCTGGCAGGCGGCCTGGCCGCCCCAGATCGTCCTCGAGGTCCTGAGAGACTGCCTGGCCCAGCGCCGAGAGAGGACATCGAAGGTGGGGCCGAGGTTGCTGAGGGGGAAGGTTGCATCTTCCGGTCTACCCATTACCTGCCTGTCACCAAGGAGGGCCCTCGAGACATTCTGGATGGCAGAGGTGGCATTTCTG tgGCTAACTTTGACCCGGGCACCTTCAGCCTGATGCGCTGTGACTTCTGCGGGGCCGGCTTTGACACTCGGGCCGGCCTGTCCAGCCACGCCCGGGCCCACCTGCGTGActttggcatcaccaactgggaGCTCACTGTCTCACCCATCAACATCTTGCAAGAGCTGCTGGCCACCTCGGCTGCTGAGCGGCCCCCCAGCCCGCTGTGTCGTGAAGCTGGGGTGCCGCCTAGTGGCTTCCTGACCTCCCGCCGGCCCCGTTTACCTCTTACAGTGCCCTTCCCACCCACCTGGGCTGAGGACCCTGGGCCAGCCTACGGAGATG GCCTGGGTTCTGAGGAAAACGCAATGGTGGCCATGGACTTGGGCTCCCCCCCGCTTCCCAAGAAGAGCCTGCCTGTCCCTGGGCCCCTGGAGCAGGTGGCCAATCGGCTGAGCAGCAAAATGGCTGCAGAGGTTCCTCATGGCAGCAAGCAAGAGCTGCCGGACCTCAAGG CCCAGAGCCTGACCACCTGCGAGGTCTGCGGTGCCTGCTTTGAGACACGCAAGGGCCTGTCCAGCCATGCGCGCTCCCACCTGCGGCAGCTGGGGGTGGCCGAGTCGGAGAGCAGCGGTGCCCCCATTGACCTCCTCTACGAGCTTGTGAAGCAGAAGGGCCTGCCTGACACACCCCTCGGGCTGCCCCCAAGCCTGACGAAGAAGTCCAACTCGCCGAAGGAGATAGTCGCTGGAGCCCCACGACCTGGTCTGCTCGCCCTGGCCAAGCCCCTCGATGCCCCTGCTGTCAACAAGGCCATCAAGTCGCCTCCCGGCTTCTCAGCTAAGGGCCTGGCCCACCCGCCCAACTCCCCACTCCTCAAGAAGGCATCGCTGGCCCTGGCGGGCTCCCCTACCCATAAGAATCCTGAGGACAAGAGCCCCCAGCTGTCTCTGAGCCCCCGGCCAGCCTCTCCAAAGGCCCAGTGGCCCCAGTCTGAAGACGAGGGGCCCCTGAACCTCA CTTTAGATAGTGACGGGGGCAGAGAGCTGGACTGCCAGCTGTGCGGTGCCTGGTTTGAGACCCGCAGGGGCCTGTCCAGCCACGCCCGCGCCCACCTGCGCCACCTGGGCGTCAGCGACCCGGATGCCAAGGGATCCCCCATAGACGTGCTCCACGGGCTCATCCGGAGGGCCGGCGTCCAGATCCGCCTCCCACTCGGGCGGGGCGCCCTGGCCCTGCTGGGGCGGCCTCCTCCCGCTTCTGCGGCCCTCTCCTTGCTCCCCCCCCCACCGCCGGCCAAGAGGGCCAAGCTGAAGGCCAAGGGTACGGCCAGCCCCTGGGGGAAGCAGGACCTCCCGGCCGCCGCAGCCGCTGGCATTTTCTGGGCCTCTGATGTGGAGCCGTCTCCTCTCAACCTCT CCTCGGGCCCGGAGCCGGCACGCGACATCCGCTGTGAGTTCTGCGGAGAGTTCTTCGAGAACCGCAAGGGCCTGTCGAGCCATGCCCGCTCGCACCTGCGTCAGATGGGCGTAACCGAGTGGTACGTCAACGGTTCACCCATCGACACGCTGCGGGAGATCCTCAAGAGACGGACCCAGTCCCGGCCTGGCGGACCCCCCAACCCATCAGGGCCTAGCCCCAAAGCTCTGGCCAAGGTGGTGAGCAGCGGAGGTCCTGGCAGCTCACTGGAAGCCCGCAGTCCCGCGGACCTTCACCTCTCACCCCTGGCCAAGAAGTTGCCACCGCCACCAGGCAGCCCCCTGGGCCACTCACCAACTGTCTCTCCTCCTCCCACGGCCCGGAAGATGTTCCCAGGCCTCTCCTCACCCTCCCTGCCCAAGAAGCTGAAGCCTGAACAAATGAGGGTTGAGATCAAGCGGGAGATGCTGCCGGGGGCCCTTCATGGGGAACCGCACCCATCCGAGGGTCCCTGGGTGGCACCTCGGGAAGACATGACCCCCTTGAACCTGT CATCCCGGGCAGAGCCGGTGCGTGACATCCGCTGTGAGTTCTGCGGCGAGTTCTTCGAGAACCGAAAGGGCCTGTCAAGCCACGCACGCTCACACCTGCGGCAGATGGGCGTGACCGAGTGGTCTGTCAACGGCTCACCCATCGACACGCTGCGGGAGATCCTCAAGAAGAAATCCAAGCCATGCCTCATAAAGAAGGAGCCGCCGGCTGGAGACCTGGCCCCTGCCTTGACCGAGGACGGGCCTCCCACAGTGGCCCCTGGGCCCATGCAGGCCCCCTTGCCCCTGGCGCCAATGGCTGGCCGGCCAGGCAAACCTGGAGCTGGGCCAGCCCAGATTCCCCGTGAGCTCACCCTGGCACCCATCACTGGCACCAAGCATTCAGCCACCGGCTACCTGGGCTCTGTGGCAGCCAAGCGGCCCCTGCAGGAGGACCGCCTCCTCCCAGCAGAGGTCAAGGCCAAGACCTACATCCAGACTGAACTGCCCTTCAAGGCAAAGACCCTCCATGAGAAGACCTCCCACTCCT CCACTGAGGCCTGCTGTGAGCTGTGTGGCCTTTACTTCGAAAACCGCAAGGCTCTGGCCAGTCACGCCCGGGCGCACCTGCGGCAGTTCGGCGTGACCGAGTGGTGCGTGAACGGCTCACCCATCGAGACACTGAGTGAGTGGATCAAGCACCGGCCCCAGAAGGCGGGCGCCTACCGGAGCTACATCCAGAGCGGCCGTCCCTTCACCAAGAAGTTTCGCAGTGCCGGCCACGGCCGCGATGGCGACAAGCGGCCGCCCCTGGGGCTGGCCCCTGGGGGCCTGGCTGTGGTGGGCCGCGGTGCTGGGGGTGAACCAGGGCCCGAGGCTGGCCGGGCAGCCGACAGTGGTGAGCGGCCTCTGGCGGCCAGCCCGCCAGGCACCGTGAAGGCCGAGGAGCACCAGCGTCAGAACATCAACA AATTTGAGCGCCGACAAGCCCGCCCTCCAGATGCCTCTGCGGCCCGGGGCAGTGAGGAGGCCAATGACCTGcaccagaagctggaggaggtgCGGCAACCTCCACCCCGGGTCAGGCCAGTCCCCGCCCTGGTGCCCCGGCCCCCCCA